The following coding sequences are from one Apodemus sylvaticus chromosome X, mApoSyl1.1, whole genome shotgun sequence window:
- the LOC127674332 gene encoding 60S ribosomal protein L29-like — translation MAQKWPIKKPWSQRYESLKGVDPKFLRNMLFAKKHNKKGLKKMQANNAKAVSACAEAIKALVKPQAIKPKIPKGPSCKLSRLAFITHFKLGKQIRGYMTKGRRLCQPKPKVRTKAEAKAPAKV, via the coding sequence ATGGCACAAAAATGGCCAATCAAGAAACCCTGGTCACAAAGATATGAATCTCTTAAAGGGGTTGATCCCAAGTTTCTGAGGAATATGCTCTTTGCCAAGAAGCACAAcaagaaaggcctgaagaagatgcaggccaacaatgcaaaggcagtgagtgcatgtgcagaggccatcaaggcACTTGTGAAGCCTCAGGCCATCAAGCCCAAGATTCCAAAGGGCCCCAGCTGCAAACTCAGCCGCCTGGCTTTCATCACTCACTTCAAGCTTGGGAAGCAGATTCGAGGCTACATGACCAAGGGGCGTAGGCTCTGCCAGCCAAAGCCCAAGGTTCGAACTAAGGCAGAGGCCAAAGCTCCAGCTAAGGTCTAG